In Blautia sp. SC05B48, a single genomic region encodes these proteins:
- a CDS encoding YecA family protein, with product MFYQLKITRKGTKPPVWRRCTVAADVTFANMAAMLEKLVQYPSGSLYEIEFFQKKVQIRENGDGEAKNNFTLLNAGETETAELMDSEKWFTFRQYGADKEAPEYRVDIEKKDEGTAEAPSIVKEVKGEDDPYWTEAPELECTAAVETEAETVKASEDIAATVAAVEAAARAAKADEAATGSRRNPTVKDFLMSYRKEDLLSIAGELGLHCKGMEQEGIAAKVAAEVLKPEVMKASFLVADDQEVLAFEAAIQRKCFHVAEHEWSTLEWLNDMGYLVSYSDDYAEVPAEVAAVYDQINTPEFRTLRSQVNWLKDCLVMVSYLYVSAPAKTVYEMFRQRKGFDIGYDRFIELYHTIPEKACICELAEDQLILKSALVNNIYKDIERRQGGRKFYIPSVDEILDYSENGYPTKSASYQRLGRFLLDEMKVSDAVKDQVLFFIYKECSMDGRMSAIMENLNQKGIQFNDEQLEKFTKLIMEANNNTRMLEFRGYTPNEISGAVWPFATGKPHTAMPNSFVPTAMPMQPASARKIYPNDPCPCGSGKKYKKCCGRR from the coding sequence ATGTTTTATCAGTTAAAAATCACAAGAAAAGGAACGAAACCGCCGGTATGGAGACGTTGTACTGTTGCGGCTGACGTTACATTTGCAAATATGGCAGCCATGCTTGAAAAACTGGTTCAGTATCCGTCAGGCAGCCTATATGAGATTGAATTTTTTCAGAAAAAAGTACAGATCCGTGAGAATGGTGACGGAGAAGCAAAGAATAATTTCACATTATTAAATGCAGGCGAGACAGAGACTGCAGAGCTTATGGATTCCGAGAAATGGTTTACTTTCCGTCAGTATGGTGCGGATAAGGAAGCTCCGGAATACAGAGTTGACATTGAGAAGAAAGACGAGGGAACAGCAGAAGCTCCTTCTATTGTAAAAGAGGTAAAGGGTGAGGATGATCCGTACTGGACAGAGGCACCGGAGCTGGAATGCACTGCAGCAGTTGAGACAGAGGCGGAAACAGTCAAAGCATCTGAGGACATTGCTGCAACAGTAGCAGCGGTAGAGGCAGCTGCCAGAGCTGCAAAAGCAGATGAGGCAGCCACAGGCAGCAGAAGAAATCCTACAGTAAAAGATTTCCTTATGTCCTATCGTAAAGAAGACCTTCTCAGCATTGCAGGTGAGCTTGGACTTCACTGCAAGGGAATGGAACAGGAAGGGATTGCCGCAAAGGTTGCCGCAGAGGTTCTTAAACCGGAGGTTATGAAAGCAAGCTTCCTCGTAGCAGACGATCAGGAAGTACTGGCTTTTGAGGCAGCTATTCAGAGAAAATGCTTCCATGTTGCAGAGCATGAGTGGAGTACTTTGGAGTGGCTGAACGATATGGGCTATCTTGTTTCCTACAGTGATGATTACGCAGAAGTTCCGGCAGAGGTTGCAGCTGTTTACGACCAGATCAACACACCGGAGTTCCGGACACTTCGCAGCCAGGTAAACTGGCTGAAGGATTGTCTTGTCATGGTAAGCTATCTGTATGTATCTGCACCGGCAAAGACTGTATATGAGATGTTCAGGCAGAGAAAAGGCTTTGACATCGGATATGACAGGTTCATCGAGCTGTATCATACCATTCCGGAGAAGGCCTGCATCTGTGAGCTTGCGGAGGATCAGCTGATCCTGAAATCCGCACTGGTTAATAACATCTACAAGGATATCGAGAGACGTCAGGGTGGACGGAAATTCTATATTCCGTCCGTAGATGAGATCCTGGATTATTCCGAAAACGGTTATCCGACAAAATCTGCTTCTTACCAGAGACTGGGCAGATTCCTGCTGGACGAGATGAAGGTTTCTGATGCGGTGAAGGATCAGGTACTGTTCTTTATTTACAAAGAATGCTCCATGGATGGCAGAATGTCAGCGATCATGGAAAACCTGAACCAGAAGGGGATCCAGTTTAACGATGAGCAGCTTGAGAAATTTACAAAGCTGATCATGGAGGCAAACAATAACACAAGAATGCTGGAATTCCGCGGTTACACACCGAATGAGATTTCAGGAGCAGTATGGCCGTTTGCCACAGGCAAGCCGCACACTGCAATGCCGAACAGCTTTGTGCCGACAGCAATGCCGATGCAGCCGGCATCTGCAAGAAAAATCTATCCGAACGATCCGTGTCCGTGCGGAAGCGGTAAGAAATATAAGAAGTGCTGCGGAAGAAGATAG
- a CDS encoding amylosucrase translates to MKKDQEIFQKRLNHHHDELRWLYTELYHNDDMFAELCDQMYQYFTARRRALKNRDLEREKNPDWFRQKDMLGMMLYIDNFAGNIKGVSDKLPYLKECNVNCLHLMPFLDTPKGRSDGGYAVADFRKVRPDLGTMEDLAALADKCHKNGMNLCMDFVMNHTSEDHEWARKARQGDGEYMSRYFFYNNREIPDEYEKTVPQVFPTTAPGNFTWLPDIGHYVMTTFYPYQWDLNYCNPRVFNEMMYNFLFLANQGMDVIRIDAVPYIWKELGTPCRNLKQVHTIVRMMRMIAEIVCPSVVLLGEVVMEPEKVVPYFGTVEKPECHMLYNVTTMATTWNSIATRDIRLLKKQMDIVNSLPKQYTFLNYLRCHDDIGWGLDFATLKEWGMDEPSHKRYLNVFFTGKHPGSDSRGELYNDDPVTQDARFCGTTASMCGIEAALFEKDDEKLKRGIREDLMLHAYMLTQSGIPMLYSSDEIGRLNDYSYKEDPDKAADSRYIHRGAFQWELAGKRKSKASVEGQIFQTLDRMEQIRSQESVFDKDCDVYTYDVHDDSILCILRQKGTERFIGIFNFSDSEKTAWMQEEGTFRDLITGQTLELKDVELPAYGFMWCKRI, encoded by the coding sequence ATGAAAAAAGATCAGGAAATTTTTCAGAAACGTTTAAACCATCATCACGACGAGCTTCGATGGCTGTACACAGAGCTTTATCACAATGACGATATGTTTGCAGAGCTCTGCGACCAGATGTACCAGTATTTTACAGCACGCCGCCGCGCTCTCAAAAACCGTGACCTCGAAAGAGAAAAAAATCCGGACTGGTTCCGCCAGAAGGATATGCTGGGCATGATGCTCTACATTGACAATTTTGCCGGCAACATCAAGGGAGTCTCTGACAAGCTTCCATACTTAAAGGAATGCAACGTGAACTGCCTGCATCTGATGCCGTTCCTGGATACCCCGAAGGGCCGCTCCGACGGTGGTTACGCAGTAGCCGATTTCCGCAAAGTCCGCCCGGACCTTGGTACCATGGAGGATCTGGCTGCCCTTGCAGATAAATGCCACAAAAACGGAATGAATCTGTGTATGGATTTTGTTATGAACCACACTTCCGAGGATCATGAGTGGGCCAGAAAAGCACGCCAGGGTGACGGCGAATATATGAGCCGCTACTTCTTCTACAATAACCGTGAGATCCCGGACGAGTACGAAAAGACCGTACCACAGGTATTCCCAACCACTGCTCCGGGAAACTTTACCTGGCTTCCAGATATCGGTCACTATGTCATGACTACCTTTTATCCGTACCAGTGGGATCTGAACTATTGCAATCCACGTGTTTTCAATGAGATGATGTACAACTTCCTGTTCCTTGCAAACCAGGGAATGGACGTGATCCGTATTGATGCGGTTCCGTATATCTGGAAGGAACTGGGAACTCCCTGCCGTAACCTGAAGCAGGTACATACGATCGTTCGTATGATGCGTATGATCGCTGAGATCGTCTGCCCAAGTGTTGTACTTCTGGGTGAGGTTGTTATGGAGCCGGAGAAGGTTGTTCCTTATTTCGGAACTGTAGAAAAACCTGAGTGCCATATGCTTTACAATGTAACAACCATGGCTACAACCTGGAACAGTATTGCCACCCGTGATATCCGCCTTCTGAAAAAACAGATGGATATTGTAAACAGCCTTCCGAAGCAGTACACCTTCCTGAATTATCTCCGCTGTCATGACGATATCGGCTGGGGACTTGATTTCGCCACCCTGAAAGAATGGGGCATGGATGAGCCCTCCCATAAGCGTTACCTGAATGTTTTCTTTACAGGAAAGCATCCGGGAAGCGACAGCCGCGGAGAGCTCTATAATGATGACCCTGTAACTCAGGATGCCCGTTTCTGCGGAACTACTGCTTCCATGTGCGGGATCGAGGCTGCCCTTTTTGAAAAAGATGACGAGAAGCTGAAAAGGGGTATCCGTGAGGATCTGATGCTTCACGCATATATGCTTACCCAGTCCGGGATCCCGATGCTTTACAGCTCCGATGAAATCGGACGTCTCAATGATTATTCCTATAAAGAGGATCCTGATAAGGCAGCAGATTCCCGCTATATCCACCGTGGTGCTTTCCAGTGGGAGCTTGCCGGAAAAAGAAAATCCAAAGCCTCCGTTGAGGGACAGATCTTCCAGACTCTGGACCGCATGGAACAGATCCGCAGCCAGGAATCTGTTTTTGATAAGGACTGTGACGTGTATACATACGATGTTCATGATGACAGTATTCTCTGCATCCTCCGCCAGAAAGGGACGGAACGTTTTATCGGAATCTTCAACTTCAGTGACAGCGAAAAAACTGCCTGGATGCAGGAGGAAGGAACCTTCCGCGATCTTATTACCGGACAGACACTGGAACTTAAGGACGTAGAGCTTCCGGCTTATGGATTTATGTGGTGTAAGAGGATATAA
- a CDS encoding ABC transporter substrate-binding protein, with translation MVCSAGCGNGKEHMKAETDPDIPVEDVAFPLKEKAELSFITSAPATSTQEPNERTIFKRLEKQTNVHIDWTCFVSDQFDDKKNLALAQFGNLPDGLFNAGMSDYDLLRYAKQGIIIPVENLIDKYMPNLQAVFEKYPEYRTMCTAPDGHIYSFPWIEQLGEGKEAIQAIGDIPYINKKWLDYLKLEVPNTTEELEQVLIAFRDNADKLEQEFDIEGDVIPMSFIINNGDQDPAILLNGFGEGYGDTGDHFAVKDDGTVIYTTVQEGYKEGIQWLHQLVEENLVDPEAFTQEWSTYVAKGKNHRYGLCFTWDIANIDNNEDYVMLPALAGPDGLVNITRQNNSETSGFDRGRCVLTTSCRNTALAAAWIDQMYAPIQSPQNNWGTYGEKDSFNIFEMSENAEGGQMLKHMDLGDASPVEVREAQSVNGPLAILNEYYDVYVTEPADAKWRLDNMHETYLKDMNSEYVYPNVFMSIDDTNKVSQYDTDIKKYAEQKKADWILNGGIDKEWDSYLKKMEQYGLSDYLAIKQKYFDQYQKSLGETEK, from the coding sequence ATGGTATGCAGTGCCGGATGTGGAAACGGAAAAGAACACATGAAAGCAGAAACAGATCCGGATATCCCGGTGGAAGATGTGGCCTTTCCTCTGAAAGAAAAAGCAGAGCTGTCTTTTATTACCAGTGCACCTGCAACATCTACACAGGAACCTAATGAAAGAACGATTTTTAAAAGACTGGAAAAGCAGACCAATGTCCACATTGACTGGACCTGTTTTGTATCGGATCAGTTTGATGACAAAAAAAATCTGGCGCTGGCACAGTTCGGAAATCTTCCGGATGGACTTTTTAACGCAGGGATGAGTGATTATGATCTTCTTCGTTATGCCAAACAGGGAATCATTATTCCGGTAGAAAATCTTATTGATAAATACATGCCGAATCTTCAGGCTGTATTTGAAAAATACCCGGAATACAGAACAATGTGTACAGCACCGGATGGACATATTTATTCTTTCCCATGGATCGAACAGCTTGGTGAGGGAAAAGAGGCTATTCAGGCAATTGGAGATATTCCCTACATTAATAAAAAATGGCTGGATTATCTGAAGCTGGAGGTTCCGAATACAACTGAGGAACTGGAACAGGTTCTGATCGCTTTTCGTGATAATGCAGATAAACTGGAACAGGAATTTGATATTGAGGGTGATGTGATCCCGATGTCCTTTATTATCAATAACGGTGATCAGGATCCGGCAATTCTGCTCAACGGATTTGGAGAAGGATATGGTGACACCGGTGATCATTTTGCAGTAAAAGATGATGGAACTGTTATTTATACAACTGTACAGGAAGGTTATAAGGAAGGCATCCAGTGGCTTCATCAGCTGGTAGAAGAAAATCTGGTGGATCCGGAGGCTTTTACCCAGGAATGGTCAACTTATGTTGCAAAAGGTAAGAACCACAGATATGGTCTGTGTTTTACCTGGGATATTGCAAATATTGATAACAATGAAGATTATGTAATGCTCCCGGCGCTGGCCGGTCCGGATGGTCTTGTAAATATCACAAGACAGAATAACAGTGAAACCAGTGGCTTTGACAGAGGACGCTGCGTTCTGACTACAAGCTGTCGGAATACGGCACTGGCAGCAGCCTGGATCGATCAGATGTATGCACCGATCCAGTCTCCGCAGAATAACTGGGGTACTTACGGGGAAAAAGATTCATTTAATATCTTTGAGATGTCCGAGAATGCAGAAGGTGGTCAGATGCTGAAGCATATGGATCTGGGAGATGCATCTCCGGTAGAGGTTCGTGAAGCACAGTCTGTAAACGGACCGTTGGCAATACTTAACGAGTATTACGATGTATATGTAACAGAGCCGGCAGATGCAAAATGGCGTCTCGACAATATGCACGAAACATATCTTAAGGATATGAACAGTGAATATGTGTATCCGAATGTATTTATGAGTATTGATGATACCAATAAGGTATCTCAGTACGACACAGATATCAAGAAGTATGCGGAACAGAAAAAAGCAGACTGGATCCTGAATGGCGGCATCGATAAAGAATGGGATTCCTATCTGAAAAAGATGGAGCAGTATGGACTGTCTGATTATCTGGCGATCAAACAGAAATATTTTGACCAGTATCAGAAGTCTCTTGGTGAGACAGAGAAATAA
- a CDS encoding ABC transporter permease, protein MKKGSAKAVPAGKRTAAEKLQYVKKNWQLYVFFLLPALLLTIIFKYVPMGGVLIAFEDYNVIDGVFGSKWVGLEYFRRFLASPDFMNYLVNTLKLSIYGLLWGFPIPIILALLLNQIRKAGIRKKIQLLIYAPNFISVIVLCGMVRMFLSPVGPMNKLIGSDANWMTMPSAFRTIYIASGIWQTAGWASIMYTAALANASKDLEEAAVVDGANILQQIWYVQLPAIKNIIVIQFILQAGNIMSIGFEKAYALQTDMNLPASEILSTYVYRIGLLNGDYGYSTAVGLFNSVINVILLIFVNWVVKKLNDGEGL, encoded by the coding sequence ATGAAAAAAGGTTCTGCGAAAGCTGTTCCGGCAGGAAAAAGAACTGCCGCAGAAAAGCTTCAGTATGTGAAAAAGAACTGGCAGCTGTATGTGTTTTTTCTGCTGCCTGCACTTCTTCTGACGATCATCTTCAAATACGTGCCCATGGGTGGCGTACTGATCGCTTTTGAGGACTACAATGTCATTGATGGTGTATTTGGAAGCAAATGGGTAGGACTGGAATACTTCCGGAGATTTCTGGCATCACCGGATTTTATGAATTATCTTGTGAACACTCTGAAACTGAGTATTTACGGACTGCTGTGGGGATTTCCGATTCCGATCATCCTGGCACTTCTTCTGAATCAGATCAGGAAAGCCGGGATCAGGAAAAAAATTCAGCTTCTGATCTATGCGCCGAATTTTATTTCCGTTATCGTACTCTGTGGTATGGTTCGTATGTTTCTTTCACCGGTAGGCCCGATGAATAAACTGATCGGTTCTGATGCCAACTGGATGACCATGCCGTCGGCATTCCGTACGATTTACATAGCCAGCGGAATCTGGCAGACAGCCGGATGGGCGTCCATTATGTATACAGCAGCACTTGCCAATGCAAGTAAGGATCTGGAAGAGGCAGCAGTGGTGGATGGAGCAAATATCCTGCAGCAGATCTGGTATGTACAGCTTCCGGCTATTAAAAACATCATTGTGATCCAGTTTATTCTTCAGGCCGGAAATATTATGAGTATTGGTTTTGAAAAAGCATATGCACTGCAGACAGATATGAACCTCCCTGCATCTGAGATTCTTTCTACTTATGTATACAGAATCGGTCTTCTGAATGGAGACTATGGATATTCTACAGCAGTGGGGCTGTTTAATTCAGTGATCAATGTAATTCTTTTGATCTTTGTGAACTGGGTAGTCAAGAAACTGAATGACGGAGAGGGATTATAG
- a CDS encoding glycoside hydrolase family 32 protein yields MSEKLEKARLYEIEEAKNIPQEEKPAFHVSAPVGWINDPNGFSVFKGKVHLFYQYHPYSRDWGPMHWGHSVTEDMIRWEQLPAALAPDQEYDREGCFSGSAIEVDGKQALIYTGVTTEKLPDGKEEIRQNQCLAWGDGKDYVKAEKNPVVTGDMLPEKCSRVDFRDPKIWEDNGTYYMLVGCRSEEIPGQVVLFSGKNLKEWKFETILAENKTGEIGVMWECPDFFSLGEKHVLICSPQHMRARGYEFHNGHNAVYFVGSYDPEKHVFREEKPVSLDYGLDFYAPQTTLLPDGRRVMIAWMKSWDSCVIKEKQRWQGMMTLPRELEYRDGKIWQKPVREIENYRKNRCCYENVNVGESLSLEGVRGRMIDLIVELQNADGIVDGSRNSGNPDQEALGVYNEFQIELARNEEYTTVFTYDRKRQILEIDRTWSGVQRDVVCTRKLQITDGRQNLKLRFILDRNSIELFINDGSKTATTVIPTPVEADEILFHSDGNAVIQVEKYDIVL; encoded by the coding sequence ATGAGTGAAAAACTTGAAAAAGCACGTCTTTATGAAATAGAGGAAGCAAAAAATATCCCACAGGAAGAGAAACCGGCCTTTCATGTATCTGCACCGGTTGGCTGGATCAATGATCCCAATGGATTTTCTGTTTTTAAAGGAAAGGTACATCTTTTTTACCAGTATCATCCTTACAGCCGTGACTGGGGCCCTATGCATTGGGGCCACAGTGTGACAGAGGATATGATCAGATGGGAGCAGCTTCCAGCAGCGCTTGCACCGGATCAGGAATATGATCGAGAGGGATGCTTTTCCGGAAGTGCTATTGAAGTGGATGGAAAACAGGCTTTGATCTACACAGGAGTTACAACAGAAAAGCTGCCTGATGGAAAAGAAGAAATCCGGCAGAACCAGTGCCTTGCCTGGGGTGATGGAAAAGATTATGTAAAAGCAGAGAAAAATCCGGTAGTCACCGGTGATATGCTTCCGGAAAAATGCAGCAGAGTTGATTTCCGTGATCCGAAGATATGGGAAGATAACGGAACGTACTATATGCTCGTAGGATGCCGCAGCGAAGAAATTCCGGGGCAGGTAGTTCTGTTTTCCGGTAAAAATCTGAAAGAATGGAAATTTGAAACAATTCTTGCGGAAAACAAAACAGGAGAGATCGGTGTGATGTGGGAATGTCCGGATTTCTTTTCACTGGGCGAGAAGCATGTGCTGATCTGTTCACCGCAGCATATGAGGGCCCGGGGCTATGAATTCCACAATGGACATAATGCCGTGTATTTTGTTGGATCCTATGATCCTGAGAAACATGTATTCCGGGAAGAGAAACCGGTTAGTCTGGATTATGGACTTGATTTTTATGCACCGCAGACTACTTTGCTTCCAGATGGCCGGAGAGTGATGATCGCCTGGATGAAATCCTGGGATAGCTGTGTGATCAAGGAGAAGCAGAGATGGCAGGGAATGATGACGCTTCCGAGAGAACTGGAATATCGTGACGGAAAGATCTGGCAGAAGCCGGTCCGGGAAATTGAGAATTATCGGAAAAACCGTTGCTGTTATGAGAATGTAAATGTGGGTGAGAGCTTAAGCCTTGAAGGCGTCCGTGGCCGAATGATCGATCTGATCGTGGAACTGCAGAACGCAGATGGTATCGTGGATGGAAGCAGGAACTCCGGAAATCCAGATCAGGAAGCATTAGGTGTGTACAATGAGTTCCAGATCGAGCTTGCACGCAATGAAGAATATACAACGGTCTTTACCTATGATCGAAAAAGACAGATACTGGAGATCGACAGAACCTGGAGCGGGGTGCAGCGTGATGTTGTATGTACAAGAAAGCTCCAGATCACAGATGGCAGACAAAATCTGAAGCTTCGTTTTATCCTGGATCGAAACTCCATAGAGCTTTTTATCAATGATGGAAGCAAAACTGCGACTACCGTGATCCCAACACCAGTGGAAGCAGATGAGATCCTGTTTCACAGTGACGGAAATGCTGTGATCCAGGTTGAGAAATATGATATTGTGTTGTAG
- the queD gene encoding 6-carboxytetrahydropterin synthase QueD, with product MYQLKTEADFDSAHFLSGYTGKCSNIHGHRWHVEIEIESRKLEKNGQERGMLVDFGDLKKDLRELADSMDHTLIYEENTLRPKTLEALDEEGFHLVKVPFRPTAENFSEYFFRKMEEKGYPVKRAVVYETPNNCAAYRETEEETEAVWL from the coding sequence ATGTATCAGTTAAAAACAGAAGCAGATTTCGATTCCGCACATTTTTTGTCCGGTTACACCGGGAAGTGTTCCAACATCCATGGCCATCGCTGGCATGTGGAGATTGAGATCGAAAGCCGGAAGCTGGAGAAAAACGGCCAGGAGCGCGGGATGTTGGTAGATTTCGGAGATTTGAAAAAGGATCTTCGGGAGCTGGCAGATTCCATGGATCACACGCTGATCTATGAAGAAAATACATTACGTCCGAAAACCCTGGAAGCACTGGATGAAGAAGGATTTCATCTGGTGAAGGTTCCCTTTCGTCCTACAGCAGAGAATTTTTCAGAGTATTTTTTCAGAAAAATGGAAGAAAAGGGCTATCCTGTAAAAAGAGCTGTTGTTTACGAAACACCAAATAACTGTGCAGCTTACCGGGAAACGGAAGAAGAAACGGAGGCGGTATGGCTATGA
- the queE gene encoding putative 7-carboxy-7-deazaguanine synthase QueE gives MSTYQVVEKFVSINGESRRAGELAAFIRFKGCNLQCSYCDTSWANEPGCESERLTEEEILSWIRETGVKNVTLTGGEPLLRKGMEELIEAILEDPSQRVEIETNGSVDLKPYHILKKRPSFTMDYKAPDSGMEKEMLLSNLELLGSEDTLKFVVSSRRDMEKALEILEKYRLVGKTAVYFSPVFGRIQPVEIVDFLMKKKLNDVKLQIQLHKVIWDPQKRGV, from the coding sequence ATGAGTACCTATCAGGTTGTCGAGAAATTTGTCAGCATCAACGGAGAGAGCAGACGGGCAGGAGAGCTTGCCGCTTTTATCCGGTTTAAGGGTTGCAATCTTCAGTGCAGCTATTGTGATACCAGCTGGGCAAATGAGCCGGGATGTGAGAGTGAAAGGCTGACAGAAGAAGAGATCCTTTCCTGGATCCGTGAAACAGGCGTAAAAAATGTGACACTTACAGGCGGGGAACCACTTTTGCGGAAAGGGATGGAGGAGCTGATCGAGGCAATCCTGGAGGATCCATCCCAGCGGGTGGAGATTGAGACCAATGGAAGCGTGGATCTGAAGCCTTATCATATATTAAAAAAACGTCCGTCTTTTACCATGGATTATAAAGCACCGGACAGCGGCATGGAAAAAGAGATGCTCCTTTCCAATCTGGAGCTTCTGGGCAGTGAGGATACGCTGAAATTCGTGGTCAGCAGCCGCAGAGATATGGAAAAAGCCCTGGAAATCCTAGAAAAGTACAGGCTGGTCGGAAAAACGGCAGTTTATTTCAGCCCTGTATTTGGCAGGATCCAGCCGGTGGAGATCGTGGATTTCCTTATGAAAAAAAAGCTTAACGATGTAAAGCTTCAGATCCAGCTTCATAAGGTGATCTGGGACCCGCAGAAGCGGGGAGTATGA
- the queC gene encoding 7-cyano-7-deazaguanine synthase QueC — protein MKALVLASGGVDSTTCLGLAVNKYGKENVIALTVAYGQKHTKEIEAARKTAEYYGVEHLYLDLEPIFRYSDCSLLKHSDREIPHESYAEQLKETDGSPVSTYVPFRNGLFLSSAASIALSKNCSVIYYGAHADDAAGNAYPDCSSAFHNAINEAIYQGSGGQLKVEAPFVSCTKAEVVKTGLELNVPYELTWSCYEGGEKPCGVCGTCIDRAEAFRLNGVKDPALDR, from the coding sequence ATGAAAGCACTTGTACTTGCAAGCGGCGGTGTGGATTCCACCACCTGCCTGGGGCTTGCCGTAAACAAATATGGAAAAGAGAATGTAATTGCATTAACAGTAGCTTACGGACAGAAGCACACAAAAGAAATCGAGGCTGCCAGAAAAACAGCAGAATATTACGGAGTGGAACATCTTTATCTGGATCTGGAGCCGATCTTCCGGTACAGTGACTGCTCGCTTCTGAAGCATTCAGACAGAGAAATCCCTCACGAAAGCTATGCAGAGCAGCTGAAGGAAACCGACGGCTCACCGGTTTCAACCTATGTGCCGTTCCGGAACGGATTGTTTCTTTCCTCGGCAGCAAGTATTGCGCTGTCAAAAAACTGCAGTGTGATCTATTACGGAGCACATGCGGATGATGCTGCCGGAAATGCGTATCCGGACTGCAGCAGTGCATTTCACAATGCGATCAACGAGGCGATCTATCAGGGAAGCGGCGGCCAGCTGAAGGTTGAGGCGCCTTTTGTCAGCTGCACAAAGGCAGAGGTCGTAAAAACCGGTCTGGAACTGAATGTTCCTTATGAACTGACCTGGAGCTGTTACGAAGGCGGCGAAAAGCCCTGCGGTGTGTGCGGAACCTGTATTGACAGAGCAGAAGCATTCCGTCTCAATGGAGTGAAGGACCCGGCACTTGACAGATAG
- a CDS encoding LacI family DNA-binding transcriptional regulator: MAKKQVTFADIAEYTGFSKTTISRYFNHPNSLTLENQEKIAKALDELGYRKNKLARVLANGKSEFVGIIVPNLYLHYYSEMLTQLLRSYSDYHYKFLVFVSDGGPEKEMQYLDELMAYKIEGLIVLSHTLSSEKLASYNIPVIAIEREAERICSVTTDNYMGGMQATSLLIRNQCDVLIHINVHVPENIPAYDRIRAFEETCREYHVPYELNLTVSGDSYQELFEQMRVIFQDIDSKYSGQKKGIFLSNDTYANIFLNLIFQKYNCLPDEYQIIGFDNSPIAAESIIPITTIGQQIDVIAQTTMELLVEQMNEMKKRKPAPLQKPIHKKITPVLIRRQTTGE, encoded by the coding sequence ATGGCTAAAAAACAGGTAACATTTGCCGATATTGCAGAATACACGGGTTTTTCCAAGACCACGATCTCGAGATATTTCAATCATCCGAATTCTCTGACTCTGGAAAATCAGGAAAAGATCGCAAAAGCCCTTGATGAGCTCGGCTACAGAAAAAACAAGCTTGCCAGGGTTCTTGCCAATGGGAAAAGCGAATTTGTAGGGATTATTGTCCCGAACCTTTATCTTCATTATTATTCCGAAATGCTGACACAGCTTCTTCGAAGTTACTCCGACTATCATTACAAATTTCTGGTTTTTGTCAGTGATGGCGGCCCGGAGAAAGAAATGCAGTATCTGGACGAGCTGATGGCTTATAAGATTGAAGGACTTATTGTTCTCAGCCATACTCTTTCCTCTGAAAAACTGGCTTCCTATAATATTCCTGTGATCGCCATTGAACGGGAAGCGGAACGTATATGCAGCGTTACAACAGACAATTACATGGGCGGCATGCAGGCTACTTCTCTGCTGATACGTAATCAGTGTGATGTACTGATCCACATCAATGTCCATGTACCTGAGAATATTCCGGCTTATGACCGTATCCGTGCCTTTGAGGAAACATGTCGGGAATATCATGTTCCTTATGAACTGAACCTTACTGTTTCCGGCGATTCCTATCAGGAGCTTTTTGAACAGATGCGTGTGATCTTTCAGGATATTGACAGTAAATATTCCGGTCAGAAAAAAGGCATATTTTTATCCAATGATACTTACGCAAATATATTTCTCAATCTGATCTTCCAGAAATACAACTGTCTGCCGGATGAATATCAGATCATCGGATTCGATAATTCACCCATTGCTGCGGAGTCCATCATTCCGATCACTACTATTGGACAGCAGATTGATGTGATCGCACAGACTACCATGGAACTGCTTGTGGAACAGATGAACGAAATGAAGAAAAGAAAACCGGCACCGCTTCAAAAACCGATTCACAAAAAGATCACTCCTGTTCTGATACGACGACAGACAACAGGAGAGTAA